The following are from one region of the Novosphingobium humi genome:
- a CDS encoding carbon-nitrogen hydrolase family protein produces MTASTPSAPFWAAIAQYPIDEPADWAAYEAKLRRWVGEAAGQGAGLLVFPEYGAMELAALDPVGKSDLHASLGAVSDLLPLVDALHGELARAHGVYILAASAPCWVAGRGGGHYVNRARFFAPSGAMSHQDKIMMTRFEAEQWSVFPAGAIGGGLRLFDTALGRIGVTICYDSEFPLIARALAQAGAEIILAPSCTDSLHGYWRVRIGAQARALENQCFVLQSPTVGDAPWSPAVDVNRGAAGLYGPPDAKPAAGADMPVDGVLALGEEGAAQWVYALLDPARVAAWRGDGSILPHRDWAVQPGAGVLPEVEVVVLR; encoded by the coding sequence ATGACAGCTTCTACCCCCTCCGCCCCTTTTTGGGCGGCCATCGCGCAATATCCGATTGATGAACCGGCCGATTGGGCGGCCTATGAGGCCAAGCTGCGCCGGTGGGTGGGCGAGGCGGCGGGGCAGGGGGCGGGTTTGCTGGTCTTTCCCGAATATGGGGCGATGGAACTGGCGGCGCTCGATCCGGTTGGCAAATCGGACCTGCATGCCAGCCTTGGCGCGGTGTCGGATCTGCTGCCCCTTGTGGACGCGCTGCATGGCGAGTTGGCGCGGGCGCATGGCGTCTATATTCTGGCGGCCAGCGCGCCCTGTTGGGTAGCGGGCAGGGGGGGCGGGCATTACGTCAACCGCGCGCGCTTTTTCGCTCCTTCGGGCGCGATGAGCCATCAGGACAAGATCATGATGACCCGTTTCGAGGCCGAGCAATGGAGCGTTTTCCCCGCTGGGGCGATCGGCGGCGGGCTGCGCCTGTTTGACACGGCGCTGGGGCGGATCGGCGTCACCATCTGTTATGACAGTGAATTTCCGCTGATCGCCCGCGCGCTGGCGCAGGCCGGGGCCGAGATCATCCTTGCGCCCTCCTGCACCGACAGCCTTCACGGCTATTGGCGCGTGCGCATCGGCGCGCAGGCCCGCGCGCTGGAAAACCAGTGCTTTGTCCTGCAATCGCCCACCGTGGGGGATGCGCCATGGTCGCCCGCTGTGGATGTCAACCGGGGCGCTGCGGGGCTTTACGGGCCGCCCGACGCCAAGCCTGCCGCAGGGGCCGACATGCCCGTTGATGGCGTGCTGGCGCTGGGCGAGGAGGGCGCGGCGCAATGGGTCTATGCCTTGCTCGATCCGGCCCGCGTGGCGGCGTGGCGGGGGGATGGCTCGATCCTGCCCCATCGAGACTGGGCGGTTCAACCGGGGGCGGGGGTGTTGCCTGAGGTGGAGGTGGTGGTTTTGCGGTAG
- a CDS encoding DUF2235 domain-containing protein yields the protein MVKSILFFADGTWQGADGGNRSNVLALFQALAGENTLGGPRDDEQEKAFPGSADTPPYVAKYIHGVGDGGNWWSNLVGGAFGAGLIFRVLRGYTFISRQYQPGDRIYLIGFSRGAYTVRALGGLIARMGLLDWAGLGLENVANNALGQRYASAAWHNYMVLRKAEEPPADLFGALQMMIAEGDQQARDALELTPLYIPDVAIDTIAVWDTVGAMGIPKPILMSKARHDYLKFIDNKLSDKVRHGLHAVAIDERRCDFTPTLWAPRDGVVQCLFAGAHADVGGGYPDQGDNAALSTIALHWMAAQLGLDDGTRPGLRFTLNALSDRAHLGPSHRPWDLPAYWLRKKSDRELPCKDPVMDCTHLPYADAVKMRLDQEVTVISDGWFGRRTITYRPAPLTAGGYFSTAK from the coding sequence ATGGTGAAATCCATTCTGTTCTTTGCCGACGGCACATGGCAGGGCGCCGATGGCGGCAACCGTTCCAATGTGCTGGCCCTGTTTCAGGCGCTGGCGGGCGAGAATACGCTGGGCGGGCCGCGCGATGATGAGCAGGAGAAGGCCTTTCCCGGCTCTGCCGACACGCCGCCTTATGTCGCCAAATATATTCATGGCGTGGGCGACGGCGGCAATTGGTGGAGCAATCTGGTCGGCGGGGCCTTTGGCGCGGGGCTGATCTTTCGCGTGCTGCGCGGATATACGTTCATCAGCCGCCAGTATCAGCCGGGCGACCGGATCTATCTGATCGGGTTCAGCCGGGGCGCCTATACGGTGCGGGCGCTGGGCGGGCTGATTGCGCGGATGGGGCTGCTCGACTGGGCCGGTCTGGGGCTGGAAAATGTGGCCAACAATGCGCTGGGCCAGCGTTACGCCAGCGCGGCATGGCACAATTACATGGTGCTGCGAAAAGCCGAAGAGCCGCCCGCCGATCTGTTCGGCGCGTTGCAGATGATGATTGCCGAGGGCGACCAGCAGGCCCGCGACGCGCTCGAACTGACACCGCTCTATATTCCCGACGTGGCCATCGACACGATCGCCGTGTGGGACACCGTGGGGGCAATGGGCATTCCCAAGCCGATCCTGATGAGCAAGGCGCGCCACGATTATCTGAAATTCATCGACAACAAGCTGAGCGACAAGGTTCGCCATGGCCTGCATGCCGTGGCCATTGACGAGCGGCGTTGCGATTTCACCCCGACGCTCTGGGCGCCGCGCGACGGGGTGGTGCAATGCCTGTTTGCGGGCGCCCATGCCGATGTCGGGGGCGGCTATCCGGACCAGGGCGACAATGCCGCGCTTTCCACCATCGCGCTGCACTGGATGGCCGCGCAACTGGGCCTTGATGACGGCACGCGACCGGGCCTTCGCTTCACGCTGAACGCTTTGTCCGACCGCGCCCATCTGGGGCCGAGCCATCGCCCCTGGGATCTGCCCGCCTATTGGCTGCGCAAAAAGAGCGACCGCGAATTGCCGTGCAAGGATCCGGTGATGGACTGCACCCACCTGCCCTATGCCGATGCGGTCAAGATGCGTCTGGATCAGGAGGTTACGGTGATTTCGGATGGCTGGTTCGGGCGGCGGACCATCACCTATCGGCCCGCCCCCCTGACGGCGGGAGGCTATTTCAGCACGGCAAAATAG
- a CDS encoding diguanylate cyclase has protein sequence MLASLSARILCLGALVIAALASFAAILVDSAEQAGKAVQWVNHSSAVIERTQMALSQLRSAESGSRGYIFTHVPSFATTSEEGATNADENIKRVVTMTHDNPPQYARAQELANLISQRAAMLRQSVEQGRRGDFRIAQARIAGDEGRELMDAITVRARSFLDNERALQASRSDAVNERLRWSEGLALGGAGLVALLVAIGFLLLMRGINRPLAAMRRVMTDMGQGRRSARIVEAMGSREFTHLAQSYNDMADRLERAVADQLSSETQLQEANAELQRNSETLRQRGEVIEMLGGMAHRMQAARTDDELAQIIRVFVPRVLPGIAGALYAHNNSRNLLIPIAGWGGAETDAEGFAPGQCWALRRGQSHFLREVGSDIVCSHTSPDEIYHCEPLLAGGEVIGVLYLHGTVEEETRFRLTVLAENIASALVNHRLQRSLREQTIRDPLTGLFNRRYMEETLTLEIARATRSGVPLSVVMCDIDHFKRFNDEFGHDAGDAVLQAVAAELKKQFRSGDVICRFGGEEFTIIAPGTTATVLQDRVEQVRNAVGEVNVRLKGRTLGLISMSFGIASWSSGMDPNGEGLIQAADIALYQAKREGRNRVIVNEAGE, from the coding sequence ATGCTTGCCTCGCTCTCCGCCCGCATCCTTTGCCTAGGCGCCCTTGTCATTGCGGCGCTGGCCTCTTTCGCGGCCATCCTTGTCGATTCCGCAGAGCAGGCGGGCAAAGCGGTGCAATGGGTCAATCATTCCTCGGCGGTGATCGAGCGCACCCAAATGGCATTGAGCCAATTGCGGTCGGCTGAATCCGGCTCGCGCGGCTATATTTTTACCCACGTGCCGTCTTTTGCCACCACCTCTGAAGAGGGCGCGACCAACGCCGACGAGAACATCAAGCGGGTCGTGACCATGACCCATGACAATCCGCCGCAATATGCCCGCGCGCAGGAACTGGCCAACCTGATCAGCCAGCGCGCAGCCATGCTGCGGCAATCGGTCGAGCAGGGCCGACGCGGCGATTTCCGCATCGCCCAGGCAAGGATCGCGGGCGACGAAGGGCGCGAACTGATGGATGCCATCACAGTGCGCGCCCGCAGCTTTCTGGACAATGAGCGCGCCCTGCAGGCCAGTCGCAGCGATGCGGTGAACGAGCGGCTGCGCTGGTCGGAAGGGCTGGCGCTGGGGGGCGCGGGGCTGGTGGCCTTGCTGGTGGCGATCGGATTCCTGCTGCTGATGCGCGGTATTAACCGCCCGCTGGCCGCCATGCGGCGGGTGATGACCGATATGGGCCAGGGGCGGCGTTCGGCACGGATCGTCGAGGCCATGGGATCGCGCGAATTCACCCATCTGGCGCAAAGCTATAATGACATGGCCGACCGGCTCGAGCGCGCGGTGGCCGATCAACTGTCGAGCGAGACGCAATTGCAGGAGGCCAATGCCGAATTGCAGCGCAACAGCGAAACCTTGCGCCAGCGCGGCGAGGTGATCGAAATGCTGGGCGGAATGGCGCACCGGATGCAGGCGGCCCGCACCGATGACGAACTGGCCCAGATCATCCGCGTCTTCGTACCGCGCGTGCTGCCCGGCATTGCCGGGGCGCTGTATGCCCATAACAATTCGCGCAACCTGTTGATCCCGATTGCCGGATGGGGCGGGGCAGAGACCGATGCCGAAGGTTTTGCCCCCGGCCAATGCTGGGCGCTGCGCCGGGGCCAGAGCCATTTTCTGCGCGAGGTGGGCAGCGACATCGTGTGCAGCCACACCAGCCCCGATGAAATATACCACTGCGAGCCCTTGCTGGCGGGCGGCGAAGTCATCGGCGTGCTCTATCTCCACGGCACGGTCGAGGAGGAAACACGCTTCCGCCTGACGGTTCTGGCCGAAAACATCGCTTCCGCGCTGGTCAACCACCGCCTTCAGCGTTCCTTGCGCGAACAGACCATCCGCGATCCGCTGACCGGTCTGTTCAACCGGCGCTACATGGAGGAAACGCTGACACTGGAAATCGCCCGCGCGACCCGCTCGGGCGTGCCGCTCAGCGTGGTCATGTGCGATATCGACCATTTCAAACGCTTCAATGACGAATTCGGCCATGATGCGGGCGATGCCGTGCTGCAGGCCGTGGCCGCGGAATTGAAGAAACAGTTCCGCAGCGGCGATGTCATCTGTCGTTTCGGCGGCGAGGAATTCACCATCATCGCCCCAGGCACCACCGCGACAGTCCTGCAGGACAGGGTGGAGCAGGTGCGCAACGCCGTGGGCGAAGTCAACGTGCGCCTCAAGGGCCGCACGCTTGGCCTCATCAGCATGTCCTTCGGCATCGCCAGCTGGTCCTCCGGCATGGATCCCAATGGCGAGGGCCTGATCCAGGCCGCCGACATCGCACTTTATCAGGCCAAGCGTGAAGGCCGCAACCGCGTGATCGTGAACGAAGCGGGGGAGTAA
- the rplL gene encoding 50S ribosomal protein L7/L12 — translation MADIAKLVEELSALTVLEAADLAKALEEAWGVSAAAAVAVAAPAAGGEAAAAVEEKTEFDVILTGDGGKKIQVIKEVRAITNLGLTEAKALVEGAPKAIKEGVSKAEAEDIKKKIEEAGGTVEVK, via the coding sequence ATGGCTGATATCGCCAAGCTCGTTGAAGAACTGTCGGCTCTGACCGTCCTCGAAGCCGCTGACCTCGCCAAGGCTCTGGAAGAAGCCTGGGGCGTGTCGGCTGCTGCCGCTGTTGCCGTTGCTGCTCCTGCCGCTGGCGGCGAAGCTGCTGCTGCGGTTGAAGAAAAGACCGAATTCGACGTCATCCTGACCGGCGACGGCGGCAAGAAGATCCAGGTCATCAAGGAAGTCCGCGCGATCACCAACCTGGGCCTGACCGAAGCCAAGGCGCTGGTCGAAGGCGCCCCCAAGGCGATCAAGGAAGGCGTGTCGAAGGCTGAAGCCGAAGACATCAAGAAGAAGATCGAGGAAGCCGGCGGCACCGTCGAAGTCAAGTAA
- the rplJ gene encoding 50S ribosomal protein L10, protein MDRSQKAESVAQLNAVFNEVGVVVVTRNLGLTVAQSTVLRGKIREAGATYKVAKNRLAKLAAQDTPYEGIGDLLTGPTALAWSVDPVAAAKAVVEFAKTTDKIEIVGGSLGSVVLNADGVKALASMPSLDELRAKLIGLVQAPATKLAQLSTAPAAKLARVFQAYADKDAA, encoded by the coding sequence ATGGATCGTTCGCAGAAAGCCGAATCGGTCGCCCAGCTCAACGCGGTCTTCAACGAGGTCGGCGTGGTGGTTGTCACCCGCAACCTCGGCCTCACCGTGGCACAGTCGACTGTGCTGCGCGGCAAGATCCGCGAAGCGGGCGCGACCTACAAGGTTGCGAAGAACCGTCTTGCCAAGCTTGCTGCCCAGGACACCCCGTACGAAGGTATCGGCGACCTGCTGACCGGCCCCACCGCGCTTGCGTGGTCGGTCGATCCGGTTGCCGCTGCCAAGGCTGTGGTGGAATTCGCCAAGACGACCGACAAGATCGAGATCGTCGGCGGTTCGCTGGGTAGCGTCGTTCTGAACGCCGATGGCGTCAAGGCTCTGGCCTCGATGCCCTCGCTCGACGAACTGCGCGCCAAGCTTATCGGCCTTGTTCAGGCCCCGGCCACCAAGCTGGCTCAGCTCTCGACCGCTCCGGCGGCCAAGCTGGCCCGCGTGTTCCAGGCCTATGCCGACAAGGACGCTGCGTAA
- a CDS encoding methyltransferase family protein — translation MTTNAAIPAPAQGSLDRAFARANPRVLDRIEQGLILVLWLALVNRVAHSLNGYAPLALISETAVMAFTLIRRPTGNISLRLGDWLLAIAATAAPLMIQPGLDMFPKIAPLGIALVLLGNVVQALAKLSLRRSFGIAPANRGVKSDGLYRFVRHPMYAGYLAVHIGIMILMPSLLNLVLYTIGWWAQILRLRAEEALLSQDPAYQAFMGKVRYRLVPGVF, via the coding sequence TTGACCACGAACGCCGCCATTCCCGCCCCCGCCCAAGGCTCGCTCGATCGCGCCTTTGCCCGCGCCAATCCGCGCGTGCTGGACCGGATCGAACAGGGGCTGATCCTTGTGCTGTGGCTGGCGCTGGTCAACCGGGTGGCCCATTCGCTCAACGGCTATGCGCCGCTGGCGCTGATTTCCGAAACGGCGGTCATGGCCTTCACGCTGATCCGCCGCCCCACCGGCAACATCTCGCTGCGCCTCGGCGACTGGCTGCTGGCCATTGCCGCCACCGCCGCCCCGCTGATGATCCAGCCGGGGCTCGACATGTTTCCCAAGATCGCCCCCCTCGGCATCGCGCTGGTCCTGCTGGGCAACGTAGTGCAGGCGCTGGCCAAACTCTCGCTGCGCCGCAGCTTCGGCATCGCGCCCGCCAATCGCGGCGTCAAAAGCGACGGCCTCTACCGCTTCGTCCGCCACCCCATGTACGCAGGCTACCTTGCCGTCCACATCGGCATCATGATCCTCATGCCCAGCCTGCTCAATCTCGTCCTCTATACCATCGGCTGGTGGGCCCAGATCCTGCGGCTGCGCGCCGAAGAAGCCCTCCTGTCCCAAGACCCCGCCTATCAGGCCTTCATGGGCAAGGTCCGCTATCGGCTGGTGCCGGGGGTGTTTTGA
- a CDS encoding chloride channel protein — protein sequence MRAIFSRLIVLLPVLLAMACVVGTLCAAFLWSLDAVTRARFDHPWLLFLLPPGGAGIGWLYHRVGQSVEGGNNLILDEIHEPGGGVPLRMAPLVFIGTVATHLFGGSAGREGTAVQLGGSIASAAARIARLDEAGVQILLKAGIAAGFGAVFGTPLAGAVFALEVLAIGRVHLPGLLACVIAGYAGDWACQAWGIHHTPYAIHYAGGWDGLLLIKAIIAGALCGLVSLAFAEANHGLGGWFKARVPYGPARPFIGALVLIALTYALGTRAYLGLGVWSADPHAPTIPGFFTGPVDGWSWALKMLFTTITLSSGFKGGEVTPLFFIGAGLGNALSGVLGGPVDLFAGLGFVAVFAGAANTPLACILMGLELFGPGPILPIALACYAAYACSGHNGIYLSQRVWRPKFLHPGVEAGVSLRAVRAARKGGVKR from the coding sequence ATGCGCGCTATCTTCTCCCGTCTGATCGTTCTGCTGCCGGTCCTGCTGGCGATGGCCTGCGTGGTCGGCACGCTCTGCGCCGCATTCCTGTGGAGCCTTGATGCCGTCACGCGGGCGCGTTTCGACCATCCCTGGCTGCTGTTTCTGCTGCCGCCGGGCGGGGCGGGGATCGGCTGGCTCTATCACCGCGTCGGACAAAGCGTCGAAGGCGGCAACAATCTGATCCTTGATGAAATCCACGAGCCGGGCGGCGGGGTGCCTTTGCGCATGGCGCCGCTGGTGTTCATCGGCACGGTGGCCACGCATCTTTTCGGCGGTTCGGCCGGGCGCGAGGGCACGGCGGTGCAACTGGGCGGCAGCATCGCCAGCGCGGCGGCGCGGATCGCACGGCTGGACGAGGCCGGGGTCCAGATCCTGCTCAAGGCCGGGATCGCGGCGGGCTTTGGCGCGGTGTTCGGCACGCCTCTGGCGGGCGCGGTCTTTGCGCTTGAGGTGCTGGCCATCGGGAGGGTCCATCTGCCGGGCCTGCTGGCCTGCGTGATTGCGGGCTATGCGGGCGACTGGGCCTGTCAGGCATGGGGCATCCACCATACGCCCTACGCGATCCATTATGCCGGGGGCTGGGATGGGCTGCTGCTGATCAAGGCCATCATCGCAGGCGCGCTCTGCGGCCTTGTCAGCCTCGCCTTTGCCGAGGCCAATCATGGGCTGGGCGGGTGGTTCAAGGCGAGGGTGCCCTATGGCCCGGCGCGGCCCTTCATCGGCGCTCTGGTGCTGATCGCGCTGACCTATGCGCTGGGTACGCGGGCCTATCTGGGCCTTGGCGTATGGTCGGCCGACCCCCACGCGCCCACGATCCCCGGCTTCTTCACCGGCCCGGTCGACGGCTGGAGCTGGGCGCTCAAAATGCTCTTTACCACCATCACCCTGTCCAGCGGCTTCAAGGGCGGCGAGGTCACGCCCCTGTTCTTCATCGGCGCGGGGCTGGGCAATGCGCTATCGGGCGTGCTGGGCGGGCCGGTCGATCTCTTTGCGGGCCTCGGCTTCGTCGCGGTCTTTGCCGGCGCCGCCAACACCCCGCTCGCCTGCATCCTCATGGGCCTCGAACTCTTCGGGCCGGGGCCGATCCTGCCCATCGCGCTTGCCTGCTATGCCGCCTATGCCTGCTCCGGCCACAACGGCATCTACCTCTCCCAGCGGGTCTGGCGGCCCAAGTTCCTCCATCCGGGGGTGGAGGCGGGGGTCTCGCTGCGGGCGGTCCGTGCGGCGCGCAAGGGGGGTGTTAAAAGGTAA
- a CDS encoding c-type cytochrome codes for MKKLILSMALIGASSVAQAQAPARPAAAASAGDAAFGARMLGPATGEQIFTRVCAACHMPDAKGAEGAGRYPALAGNPKLAIGAYPAMVVVKGLNGMPPIGAMLTDQQVADVVNYVRSHFGNRFKGTVKAEDVKAMR; via the coding sequence ATGAAGAAACTGATCTTGAGCATGGCCCTGATCGGGGCGTCGTCGGTCGCACAGGCTCAGGCCCCCGCCCGCCCCGCGGCTGCTGCTTCGGCGGGCGATGCGGCCTTTGGCGCGCGCATGCTGGGTCCGGCCACCGGCGAGCAGATCTTCACCCGCGTCTGCGCCGCCTGTCATATGCCGGACGCCAAGGGGGCCGAGGGCGCGGGGCGTTACCCTGCGCTGGCGGGCAATCCCAAACTGGCGATTGGCGCCTATCCGGCGATGGTGGTGGTCAAGGGGCTGAACGGCATGCCGCCCATCGGCGCGATGCTGACCGACCAACAGGTGGCCGATGTGGTCAATTATGTGCGCAGCCATTTCGGCAACAGGTTCAAGGGCACGGTCAAAGCCGAGGACGTCAAGGCGATGCGTTAA
- a CDS encoding flavin monoamine oxidase family protein, whose product MNEPIMPMTKRDLLSMIGTAAGASAMYMAMSSMDQAKASNFQGPPKLEGDNKGASVLILGAGVAGMTAALELSRAGYKVQVLEYNDRVGGRSWTLQGGDTYTELGGATQTCQFAPGNYINPGPWRIPWHHHGLIHYCHELGVALEPFMQVNYNAYVHNTKAFGGKPQRYRHIQADFYGHVGELLAKSVNAGALAQTVSKEDGEILLEALRSWGALDRNMRYVKGAASSGRRGYDKEPGGGLSAVPEPSDPIDVQTLLRSGLWRSIGGNLQWDHLSTIFQPVGGMGQVAKGFERAVGHMVRKNSKVTAIHQDERGVTVTYKDTKSGAVMKAAADYCLCTIPLPVLAQIEMNVSPELDAAIRAVPYSTSVKVGLEFKRRFWEQDDQIYGGITYTDLPMSQISYPSTRYGDKGPGVLLGCYVGGAAGYELTASTPAQRVEKVLEWGSQIHPQYRGEFMNGVSVAWHRVPFTLGCFGSWTEQTRAEHYKNLCKFDGRILLAGEHASYYGGWQEGGITSAIDAITRLHQRVIAG is encoded by the coding sequence ATGAACGAACCCATTATGCCCATGACCAAGCGCGATCTGCTCTCGATGATCGGCACGGCGGCGGGCGCTTCGGCGATGTATATGGCCATGTCCAGCATGGATCAGGCCAAGGCGTCCAATTTCCAAGGCCCGCCCAAACTGGAGGGCGACAACAAGGGCGCAAGCGTGCTGATCCTTGGCGCGGGCGTGGCGGGGATGACCGCCGCGCTCGAACTGTCGCGCGCAGGCTACAAGGTGCAGGTGCTGGAATATAATGACCGCGTGGGCGGGCGTTCATGGACCTTGCAGGGCGGCGACACCTATACCGAACTGGGCGGTGCGACGCAGACCTGCCAGTTCGCGCCGGGCAATTACATCAACCCCGGCCCCTGGCGCATTCCATGGCACCACCATGGGTTGATCCATTACTGCCATGAACTGGGCGTCGCGCTCGAACCCTTCATGCAGGTCAATTACAACGCCTATGTCCACAACACCAAGGCATTTGGCGGAAAGCCTCAGCGCTATCGCCATATTCAGGCGGACTTTTACGGCCATGTCGGCGAATTGCTGGCCAAATCGGTCAATGCCGGGGCCTTGGCCCAGACCGTCAGCAAGGAAGATGGCGAGATCCTGCTCGAGGCGCTGCGTTCATGGGGGGCGCTCGATCGCAACATGCGCTATGTGAAAGGCGCGGCCAGCAGCGGGCGGCGCGGCTATGACAAGGAGCCGGGTGGGGGCCTTTCGGCCGTTCCCGAACCCTCCGATCCGATTGATGTCCAGACGCTGCTGCGTTCGGGCCTCTGGCGCTCCATCGGCGGTAATCTGCAATGGGATCACCTCTCCACCATCTTCCAGCCGGTGGGCGGCATGGGGCAGGTGGCCAAGGGTTTCGAGCGCGCCGTGGGCCATATGGTGCGCAAGAACAGCAAGGTGACCGCGATCCATCAGGATGAACGGGGCGTCACCGTCACCTACAAGGACACGAAAAGCGGCGCGGTGATGAAGGCGGCGGCGGATTATTGCCTCTGCACGATCCCCCTGCCGGTGTTGGCCCAGATCGAGATGAATGTCAGCCCTGAACTGGACGCCGCGATCCGCGCCGTGCCCTACAGCACCAGCGTCAAGGTAGGTCTGGAATTCAAGCGTCGCTTCTGGGAGCAGGACGACCAGATCTATGGCGGCATCACCTATACCGACCTGCCGATGAGCCAGATCTCCTATCCTTCCACCCGCTATGGCGACAAGGGGCCGGGCGTGCTTCTGGGCTGCTATGTCGGCGGGGCGGCGGGCTATGAGCTGACCGCCAGCACCCCGGCGCAGCGCGTCGAAAAGGTGCTCGAATGGGGTTCGCAGATCCACCCGCAATACAGGGGCGAGTTCATGAACGGCGTGTCGGTGGCATGGCACCGGGTGCCCTTCACGCTGGGCTGTTTCGGTTCGTGGACCGAGCAAACGCGCGCCGAGCATTACAAGAACCTGTGCAAGTTTGACGGGCGCATCCTGCTGGCGGGCGAACATGCCTCCTATTACGGCGGCTGGCAGGAGGGGGGTATCACCTCGGCAATCGACGCGATCACGCGGCTGCATCAACGGGTTATCGCGGGGTGA